A single Phoenix dactylifera cultivar Barhee BC4 chromosome 1, palm_55x_up_171113_PBpolish2nd_filt_p, whole genome shotgun sequence DNA region contains:
- the LOC103711508 gene encoding probable E3 ubiquitin ligase SUD1 — protein MEEISTEHQPSIPSPADGAGPSSSPQPASPSVSPAGAGARFDDDEEDEGDVCRICRNPGDAGNPLRYPCACSGSIKFVHQDCLLQWLNHSNARQCEVCKHTFSFSPVYAENAPARLPFQEFVVGMTMKACHVLQFFLRLAFVLSVWLLIIPFITFWIWRLTFVRSLGEAQRLFLSHISAPLILTDCLHGFLLSASIVFIFLGATSLRDYFRHLRELGGHDAERDDEGHERHGARAVRRFPGPANRIAAGDGNAEDGGGAQGIAGAGQLIRRNAENVAARLEMQAARLEAHVEQMFDGLDDADGAEDVPFDELVGMQGPVFHLVENAITVLASNAIFLGVVVFIPFSLGRIVLYYLSWFFSSASSPMLAKVMPLTESALSLANITLKNALTAVKNLSAESDNASVLGHVVDVVAGSLKVNATGLDEVSNSVRTPLASDLLKGTFAGYSRLSDVTTLAVGYMFIFSMVFFYLGLLALIRYAKGERLIIERLYGIATIAEAIPSLFRQFVGAMRHLMTMVKVAFLLVIELGVFPLMCGWWLDVCTLRMLGATISQRVEFFSVSPLASCFIHWLVGIIYMLQISIFVSLLRGVLRNGVLYFLRDPADPNYNPFRDLIDDPVYKHARRVLLSVAVYGSLIVMLVFLPVKLAMQLAPSMFPLDITVFDPFTEIPADVLLFQICIPFAIEHFKPRATIKSLLHHWFTAVGWALGLTDFLLPRPEENAGQEIGNGELARQDRMHDARQGRVGQPDQPLARLIAADDHNRRGHPIGNADVAEDFDVDDQTDSEYGFVFRIVLLLMLAWMTLLLFNSTLIVVPISLGRMLFNAIPRLPITHGIKCNDLFAFSIGCYIIWAVVAGTRYSIEYIKTRRAHVLVSLIWKWYVIVVKISALLSIWIFVIPVLIGLLFELLVIVPMRVPVDESPVFLLYQDWALGLIFLKIWTRLVMLEQMAPLVDESWRRKFERVREDGFFRLRGLWVLREIVIPIVSKLLTALCVPYVFSKGIFPVLGYPLIVNSAVYRFAWLGCLLVSMVCFCARRFHVWFTNLHNSIRDDRYLIGRRLHDYGEETPEESSESEIIPHNRDIIPADAALIQHEREADGLRHRRLNQRPNHQQRLAI, from the exons ATGGAGGAGATCTCCACCGAGCACCAGCCCTCTATCCCTTCCCCCGCCGACGGGGCCGGCCCCTCCTCGTCGCCCCAGCCGGCGTCGCCGTCGGTGAGCCCCGCTGGCGCCGGCGCCCGCTTCGACGACGACGAGGAGGATGAGGGAGACGTGTGCCGGATCTGCCGCAACCCCGGCGACGCCGGGAACCCGCTCCGCTACCCCTGCGCATGCAGTGGCAGCATCAAGTTCGTCCACCAGGACTGCCTCCTCCAGTGGCTCAACCACAGCAACGCTCGCCAGTGCGAG GTGTGTAAACAtacattttctttttcccctgTTTATGCTGAAAATGCCCCTGCAAGACTTCCCTTCCAGGAGTTTGTGGTTGGGATGACCATGAAAGCATGTCATGTCCTGCAATTTTTCCTCCGGCTTGCTTTTGTTCTTTCTGTTTGGCTCCTTATAATACCTTTTATCACATTTTGGATATGGCGTTTGACGTTTGTGAGGAGTCTTGGTGAAGCTCAAAGGCTGTTTTTGAGCCACATATCTGCACCTTTGATTCTCACTGATTGCTTACATGGCTTCCTGCTTTCTGCTAGCATCGTGTTTATATTTCTTGGGGCAACGTCATTAAGGGATTATTTTAGACACCTCCGTGAACTTGGAGGACATGATGCTGAAAGGGATGATGAAGGTCATGAAAGGCATGGCGCTCGTGCTGTGAGAAGATTTCCTGGCCCTGCTAATAGGATAGCTGCTGGTGATGGGAATGCTGAAGATGGAGGTGGTGCCCAAGGAATTGCTGGGGCAGGTCAACTTATaagaagaaatgcagaaaatgtTGCCGCGCGGTTGGAAATGCAGGCTGCCCGTCTTGAAGCACATGTTGAACAGATGTTTGATGGATTGGACGATGCAGATGGTGCAGAAGATGTACCATTTGATGAGCTTGTTGGCATGCAAGGGCCTGTATTCCATTTGGTGGAAAATGCTATAACA GTACTGGCAAGCAATGCAATATTCCTGGGTGTAGTAGTTTTTATTCCCTTTTCATTGGGAAGGATAGTACTCTACTATCTATCATGGTTCTTTTCATCTGCATCTAGTCCGATGTTGGCAAAGGTCATGCCTCTTACAGAATCTGCTCTTTCCTTGGCTAACATTACCTTGAAGAATGCACTTACTGCTGTAAAGAACTTGTCAGCTGAAAGTGATAACGCAAGCGTACTTGGGCACGTGGTGGATGTGGTTGCAGGATCCTTGAAAGTAAATGCCACTGGACTGGATGAAGTCTCAAATAGTGTTAGAACGCCTCTTGCATCAGATCTATTGAAAGGAACATTTGCTGGTTACTCACGTCTTTCAGATGTCACTACACTTGCAGTTGGATATATGTTTATATTTTCTATGGTGTTCTTCTACCTTGGGCTCCTCGCTTTGATTCGATATGCTAAGGGTGAGCGCCTGATTATTGAGAGGCTTTATGGGATAGCTACAATAGCAGAGGCGATCCCATCTCTTTTCAGACAATTTGTGGGAGCAATGAGACATCTGATGACTATGGTTAAAGTCGCTTTTCTTCTGGTGATTGAACTTGGGGTCTTTCCATTGATGTGTGGGTGGTGGCTTGATGTATGTACTttaaggatgctgggtgcaacAATTTCTCAAAGGGTGGAGTTCTTTTCAGTGTCACCATTAGCAAGCTGTTTTATCCATTGGCTTGTTGGAATCATTTACATGCTTCAGAtaagcatttttgttagccttctTCGAGGG GTCTTGAGAAATggagttctatattttcttcggGACCCAGCAGATCCAAATTATAATCCATTTCGCGATTTAATTGATGACCCTGTGTATAAACATGCCCGGCGAGTTTTGCTTTCTGTTGCTGTTTATGGAAGTTTGATTGTGATGTTAGTCTTCTTACCTGTCAAACTTGCTATGCAATTAGCACCTTCCATGTTTCCATTGGACATCAC TGTTTTTGACCCTTTTACTGAGATTCCTGCGGATGTGCTTCTGTTCCAAATCTGTATTCCATTTGCGATTGAGCATTTCAAACCGCGAGCAACAATTAAATCCCTTTTACATCATTGGTTCACGGCTGTTGGCTGGGCTCTTGGCTTAACTGATTTCCTACTACCTAGACCTGAGGAAAATGCTGGGCAGGAAATTGGGAATGGAGAACTAGCAAGACAGGATAGAATGCATGATGCACGTCAAGGCAGAGTTGGGCAGCCTGACCAGCCTTTGGCACGGTTAATTGCTGCTGATGATCATAACAGGAGAGGTCATCCTATTGGAAATGCTGATGTTGCTGAAGATTTTGATGTAGATGATCAAACAGATTCTGA GTATGGTTTTGTATTCCGTATTGTGTTATTGCTGATGTTGGCATGGATGACTCTTCTGCTCTTTAACTCCACATTGATTGTTGTGCCTATTTCACTTGGGCGCATGCTGTTTAATGCCATCCCTCGCCTTCCAATTACTCATGGTATCAAGTGCAATG ATCTATTTGCATTCAGTATTGGTTGTTACATCATCTGGGCTGTTGTTGCTGGAACCAGATACTCAATTGAATATATTAAAACCCGGCGAGCACATGTTCTGGTATCGCTGATTTGGAAGTGGTATGTTATTGTCGTCAAAATTTCTGCCCTACTTTCTATATGG ATCTTTGTTATCCCTGTGCTGATTGGCCTTCTTTTTGAGCTTCTGGTGATTGTACCAATGAGGGTGCCTGTGGATGAAAGCCCAGTCTTCCTGCTATACCAGGATTGGGCTTTGGGTCTGATATTTCTCAAGATATGGACTAGACTG GTCATGCTGGAGCAGATGGCACCATTGGTAGATGAAAGCTGGCGTAGAAAGTTTGAAAGGGTGAGAGAGGATGGGTTCTTCCGGCTGAGGGGCCTTTGGGTCCTGCGTGAGATTGTGATACCAATTGTCTCAAAGCTGTTGACTGCTCTCTGTGTGCCTTACGTGTTTTCCAAGGGCATTTTCCCAGTCTTGGGCTACCCATTAATAGTGAACTCTGCTGTGTACCGGTTTGCCTGGCTGGGCTGTCTCCTTGTCAGTATGGTGTGCTTCTGTGCCAGGCGGTTCCACGTTTGGTTCACCAACCTCCACAATTCCATAAGGGATGACCGCTATCTGATAGGCCGGAGGTTGCATGACTATGGGGAGGAAACTCCAGAGGAAAGCAGTGAGTCAGAGATCATTCCACATAACCGAGACATTATCCCAGCTGATGCTGCTCTGATACAGCATGAACGAGAAGCAGATGGGCTTAGGCATCGACGACTTAATCAGCGCCCTAACCACCAACAGAGGTTGGCCATATAA